In one Schistocerca nitens isolate TAMUIC-IGC-003100 unplaced genomic scaffold, iqSchNite1.1 HiC_scaffold_500, whole genome shotgun sequence genomic region, the following are encoded:
- the LOC126232424 gene encoding uncharacterized protein LOC126232424: MHVRQHRYPYTRPPIAHSRSVFNIINGAPAARRGRSHDAAATFAPTHSRTAKQLADPPTQHSRQTKTTAAAATKQNKHLAPSVRQKTNGQAHRPLLTTTTQRHAAPFPPLSIHSARDPVVDDDTRRARFPQPTPFRHYARLHPTPVATALLHALSPPPPPPPPPPPPPPLSPFPYTTTQPKTHSRPKHNNMARASAHTPNQSPSTQPHARHGKTGVLPRCHQSSTNNHTGGTTNNCRPAGNHQTHIPARHHTPLGSRFAKT, from the coding sequence atgcacgtacgacaacaccgctacccgtacacaaggcctcccattgcacacagccgctctgtgttcaacatcatcaatggcgcgcccgcggctcgtcgcggtcgcagccatgacgccgccgccacttttgcaccaacacattcacgcaccgcaaaacagctcgccgacccaccgacacagcacagccgacaaacaaaaacaaccgcggcggcggcaacaaaacaaaacaaacacctcgcaccaagcgtccgacagaaaacaaacggacaggcacacaggcctctgctaacgaccacgacacagcggcacgctgcccctttcccgccactctcgattcacagcgcacgcgaccccgtcgtcgacgacgacacgcgacgggctcgcttcccgcaacctacacctttccgccactacgcacggctccacccgacgcccgtcgcaacggcactactgcacgcactatcacccccgccgccgccgccgccgccgccgccgccgcctcctcctctctcccccttcccgtacacaacaacacagccaaaaacacactcacgacccaaacataacaacatggcacgtgcatcggcgcacacccccaaccagtcaccgtcgacacaaccacacgcaaggcacggaaaaaccggcgtccttccacgttgccatcaaagcagcacaaacaaccacacaggaggaaccaccaacaactgccggccggccggcaaccaccaaacgcacattcccgctcgccaccacacacctctcggcagccgtttcgcaaagacatga